Genomic segment of Apium graveolens cultivar Ventura chromosome 7, ASM990537v1, whole genome shotgun sequence:
gctatAAGCCAAAATTAGTCAAAAAAAAAAAAGATTAAAGAACTATCAACTGCGAACTTTGATTTTGTAGTAAAAAATATTCAACTTAAcaattttctttatatttttagtcaataaaatattacaaataaaaGTATCTATAAATATGCTTTCTCTATActatatattttttaaatcattatagaattatttatatttatgtaaaGGGGAAGATAAGGGAGAGAAGGTGGCGCCTCTCATATCATTTTAAtctgttttataattttttcgaaattttatattattaaataaaaaaattattacattgattattgactaataaataatataattttatgaaattagatCTATAAATAATGATAGAGCGACTCATTGAAATAAACATGTTTAACGAGATAACATATTttttaatttctagatttattatatttatttaatattcatAATTTCGAAATGACCTAGATCATATAAGaaatacaaaaaaaatcaaaacattagtTTAGAAGATCGTCGCGAAACACGGCTTAGTAAACTAGTTTTCATATAATATTCCCGCCGTTTCATAATACATATCCACTTCTAAAATAGAATTTTGTTTTGAATTAGTTTTCCCTTTTAACTTTATATCTAAATTTATATTATAGTTAAATAATGTAATTAATTTATCAACATTAATAAATATGTGTGATTTTTTAAAATAGACATATATTTTGAATCGGAGCCAAATAAAAAAAAGGGTTAATTATCAAGTAAGTTACTTAGTAAATATATCAAATGagtcactgattacaaaactgactcaaatgagtcaattatttaaaaatttgaataaaaaatatcactttatcgttagtcgaaattcttaaaaataatatatattgagTTCTACACattttttataaatgatattACATCTAATGAAAAATTCTGAGTTCTAGTGGTTTCGataatatttttagatttttaaaatttatctcctatttatttttatttaaatcaaataaaacaatcaaaaaattaaaaataaatagttgataagattttaaaaatctaataatattatttaaaataatagaattcaGAACCTTTCATCTAGATATAATAttattcataaaaaatgtgtgaaactaaatatataatatttttaagaattttgaCTAACGATAAAATGatattttaatacaaatttttgaatgGATAACTTATTTGAGTTAGTTTTATAAGAGTGTCTCGTGATATATTTGGATGTGATAATTAACCCATAAAAAATAATTCAAGATGGGCTTATTCATGTGTAATTGTTGTTGGGTTGATCCATTAAATTTTTGGATGAGATCCGGGTTAGCGTTAAATTTCTGACCCCTGTACGACGTATAGACATGACTGACTGAGCGGCTGTGTGTGCAAGATTTGAGTATGAGCTCAGAGAATGAGAATGAACAAAGCAATAATAATAGTAGTGGCGTGAAGAAGCAAGTGAGGATAGTGAACGATTTGGTGAGTAGTGATGACTGTCCTCGATTGAGTGTTCGTCCGGGACGTGATAGTTATTCTGGGTACAAATATAGCGTTTGGGCTGGCGTTCCAACAATCCCATGTAAGCCAAAGCCGCATCGAATTAGTACTTCTGGGAATTCGAAATTAAAGCAGAGGATAAACAAGGTGAATAAGTCATTATGTGTTTCCGGATTTTTCCGGGCCCAGCTGCGGATGATGAAATCCTCCAAGCACCACCGTAATAAAGGTATGTTAAGCTCTAACATATCTGTCAACAATCAATTTTCTGATAATATTACTAGTAGGAGTATTAGTTGTCCAGTTTTGGATAAGGGCAAGGGAAAGATGACCTTGTTTGAGGGTTATTCCTCCGTTCCTAAAAAGCAGATGTTTGAGGGTTATTCCCCCATTCTTAAAAAGCACGTAAAGACCACTGACAATCTGAATGGGCGGAGGATTCACGACTTGCCTAAGGAACTACTAGCAGAAATCCTTAAAAGACTGCCTGTGAAATATATCTTGCGTTGTAGGGCTGTCCAGAAATCATGGCATTCTTTCCTACAATCTCCTTCCTTTATCACCCTCCAATCAAATTATCAGAAGAATAATATCATTACTACCACCAATGCCAGTGATCATCATTATAAATACCTCTTCTTCGACGATCAACGGGCTACACACAAATTTACCATACGGTTTGATGATGTACAATGCCGAGAATACTGCAAAATTGTATTTCCTCCTAGCTTGCCCAAAAATTCTTGGGTTTCAGTATCATATGGTTTAGTCTGTGTGTCTTCCACGTTAAATGATATCGAAGATGAGTATAATCGCAACATATATTTATGGAATCCTCTTGTTCAGAAATACAAAACTCTCCCCAATTCACCTCTTCCCTCTAAACAAGATTGGGAGGAATGGGAGGCCTTAGCTTTTGGCTTTCTGCCGGAAGTTAATGATTATGTTGTGGTACATATTATCAAGCACCCCCCCTCCCGCTCGTTCAGCATTGGTGTTTATAGTCTAAACAATAATTCTTGGAAGAAATTAAGGCGGGATAATGTATCTATTTCTAGACTTTCAAGTGATCGTAACGATGTTGTTTTTGCTAATGGTGCTGCATATTGGCTAGGGCTTTCACACAGGAAAAAAATACTTATGTGTTTTGATACCAAGACTGATATTCTAAGTGAATTCTCATTGCCTGATTGGCTTGATCAAGATTATTTTCCAGTTATTTATCCATTTGGTCAATCTATTGCTTACTTTGTTTGGGAATATAAAGTACCTCATTTTGACATGTGGATCTTGAATGACAATCCCATAAATGAGGTAATTTGGGAGAAGAAGATGTGTGTTAGTATAAGTGAAGATGTTCGGGAGGAAGTCTTGGGTGTAAGG
This window contains:
- the LOC141674255 gene encoding uncharacterized protein LOC141674255 isoform X2, producing the protein MSSENENEQSNNNSSGVKKQVRIVNDLVSSDDCPRLSVRPGRDSYSGYKYSVWAGVPTIPCKPKPHRISTSGNSKLKQRINKVNKSLCVSGFFRAQLRMMKSSKHHRNKGYSTAGYFHYPVSSVPQKQPSFVDYDCESSFIC
- the LOC141674255 gene encoding uncharacterized protein LOC141674255 isoform X1 → MSSENENEQSNNNSSGVKKQVRIVNDLVSSDDCPRLSVRPGRDSYSGYKYSVWAGVPTIPCKPKPHRISTSGNSKLKQRINKVNKSLCVSGFFRAQLRMMKSSKHHRNKGGYSTAGYFHYPVSSVPQKQPSFVDYDCESSFIC